One stretch of Solenopsis invicta isolate M01_SB chromosome 16, UNIL_Sinv_3.0, whole genome shotgun sequence DNA includes these proteins:
- the LOC105200326 gene encoding ejaculatory bulb-specific protein 3 — MGRFSFSLLPAESCQQKGKLLLSHTPSISLRIEHQSICTMKGYFLVVLVSLVVLAVADEKYTRKYDDVNVDKILQNNRVLTNYIRCLMDEGPCTAEGRELRKTVPDALSSGCDKCNDKQKAMTEKVIDHLKTKRSRDWDRLVAKYDPNGEYKKRYEKS, encoded by the exons ATGGGCCGCTTTAGTTTTTCACTCTTGCCCGCAGAATCTTGTCAGCAAaaaggaaaattattattgtccCATACTCCATCGATTTCTTTACGTATTGAACATCAGTCAATTTGCACGATGAAGGGATATTTTCTGGTTGTGTTAGTCTCACTAGTGGTTCTGGCCGTCGCTGATGAAAAATATACCAGAAAATACGACGACGTGAATGTGGACAAGATCCTCCAGAATAATCGCGTTCTCACCAATTACATTCGATGTCTGATGGACGAGGGACCTTGTACTGCCGAAGGCCGCGAGCTGAGAA AAACTGTGCCGGATGCCTTGTCGAGCGGTTGCGACAAATGCAACGATAAACAGAAAGCAATGACGGAAAAAGTGATAGATCATCTCAAAACAAAACGATCCAGGGATTGGGATCGTCTCGTCGCCAAATACGATCCAAATGGCGAATACAAAAAGCGCTACGAAAAATCGTAA
- the LOC113006085 gene encoding uncharacterized protein LOC113006085, which translates to MEAEELCALSCLSYMLYRRRRYRLLKKHKRRWWCRPINTLRFYQGDFDHLFQKLKQDSDMFFKYTRMNEDTFNLLLSKIVSYLKKSNWRALSPEQRLIITLRFLATGDQMTSIALAYRIGLSTAHSVVKETCEIISNVLSTEYLNPPTLNEWKNISTGFWQRWNFPNTIGAMDGKHIQIQAPPKSGSLYFNYKKTFSLVLMAICDRINIVSSTIFTFLFLYQKYKNIHIYVLNYIYN; encoded by the exons atggaAGCTGAAGAATTATGTGCTTTGTCATGTTTGAGTTATATGTTATACAGACGTCGTCGATATcgtctattaaaaaaacataagagAAGATGGTGGTGTCGTCCAATTAATACATTAAGATTTTATCAAGGAGATTTTGACCACctctttcaaaaattgaaacaagattcagatatgttttttaaatatacacgaATGAATGaagatacttttaatttattattaagcaagattgtatcatatttaaaaaaatctaattggcGAGCCTTGTCTCCAGAGCAGCGTTTGATTATTACACTCag gTTTCTTGCAACAGGTGACCAAATGACATCAATAGCATTAGCATATCGCATTGGATTATCAACTGCTCATTCCGTAGTTAAGGAAACATGCGAAATAATTTCAAACGTACTTAGTACTGAATATCTTAATCCACCAACATTGAATGAGTGGAAAAATATAAGCACGGGCTTTTGGCAACGGTGGAATTTTCCAAACACAATTGGTGCAATGGATGGTAAGCACATCCAGATACAAGCACCACCAAAATCTGGGagcttatattttaattataagaagaCTTTTAGCTTAGTACTCATGGCTATATGTGATCGAATAAATATTGTATCCAGtactatttttacttttttatttctgtatcaaaagtacaaaaatatacatatctatgtgctgaattacatatataattaa
- the LOC120359762 gene encoding transcription factor Adf-1-like — protein MDCELSNDKENINEQDCTYEYYEEDADVVLIDLVKNFPFLYDKSATDLKNAKKKERTWMEISEYLKLPITDCQNRWQRLREKFSREKKRRELEIDSCQDGSCCTTAVGFA, from the exons ATGGATTGTGAATTATCCAATGACAAAGAAAACATAAATGAGCAGGATTGTACATACGAATATTATGAAGAAGATGCTGATGTTGTTCTAATAGATCTCGTTAAAAACTTTCCCtttctttatgataaaagtgCAACAGATTTGAAAAACGCAAAGAAGAAGGAACGTACATGGATGgaaatttctgaatatttaaagttaccaa TTACGGATTGTCAAAATAGATGGCAAAgacttagagaaaaattttctcgcgaaaagaaaagaagagaactAGAAATTGATTCATGTCAAGACGGTTCTTGTTGTACAACTGCAGTAGGGTTTGCATAA